The following are from one region of the Betta splendens chromosome 15, fBetSpl5.4, whole genome shotgun sequence genome:
- the LOC114870369 gene encoding carbonyl reductase [NADPH] 1-like, giving the protein MLCGPEAQKQHRPRGWRVFPGVRSDAAQTSLKCLSFCFVSAVSASCPRSSVSNMSPRVAVVTGSNKGIGLAIVQSLCEHFQGDVYLTARDAARGQAAVESLASQGLKPLFQQLDINDLNSITTAAAYFKDKYGGVDVLVNNAGIAFKVADTAPFAVQAQVTLGTNFFATRDVLTHFLPIIRPGGRVVNVSSIAGSMALNQCSPTLQQRFRSEDITEEELVALMQQFVDLAKAGEHQQAGWPGTAYGVSKTGLTTLSMILARRLSKQRPSDGILLNACCPGWVRTDMAGPKAPKSPEEGAVTPVYLALLPPGAAEPHGKFVSDKKVQPW; this is encoded by the exons ATGCTATGTGGACCTGAGGCACAGAAACAACATCG ACCACGTGGTTGGCGTGTTTTTCCGGGTGTGCGCAGTGACGCTGCGCAGACGTCCCTCAAATGCCTCTCGTTTTGCTTCGTCTCTGCAGTTTCAGCTTCGTGTCCACGCAGCTCTGTTTCAA ACATGTCCCCCAGGGTTGCCGTGGTAACGGGCAGCAACAAGGGCATCGGCCTGGCCATCGTGCAGTCTCTCTGTGAGCACTTCCAGGGGGACGTTTACCTCACGGCCAGAGACGC CGCTCGCGGTCAGGCAGCCGTGGAGTCTCTGGCCTCACAGGGACTGAAGCCTCTGTTCCAGCAGCTGGACATCAACGACCTGAACAGCATCACCACAGCTGCCGCCTACTTCAAGGACAAGTACGGAGGAGTGGACGTGCTGGTCAACAACGCTGGGATCGCGTTCAAAG tggCCGACACGGCTCCGTTCGCGGTCCAGGCCCAGGTGACCCTCGGAACCAACTTCTTCGCCACCAGAGACGTGTTGACTCACTTCCTGCCGATCATCAGACCTGGAG GTCGCGTGGTGAACGTCTCCAGCATCGCCGGATCGATGGCTTTGAACCAGTGCAGCCCGACTCTGCAGCAGCGTTTCCGCAGCGAGgacatcacagaggaggagctggtggcgCTGATGCAGCAGTTCGTTGACCTGGCCAAAGCAGGCGAGCACCAGCAGGCGGGATGGCCTGGTACCGCGTACGGAGTGTCCAAGACCGGGCTCACG ACATTGTCCATGATCCTGGCTCGTCGTCTGTCCAAGCAGAGACCCAGTGACGGG ATCCTGCTGAACGCCTGCTGTCCAGGGTGGGTGCGCACGGACATGGCCGGTCCCAAGGCCCCAAAGTCCCCAGAGGAGGGCGCTGTCACGCCCGTCTACCTGGCCCTGCTGCCGCCCGGAGCCGCGGAGCCGCACGGGAAGTTCGTGTCGGACAAAAAAGTGCAGCCGTGGTGA
- the setd4 gene encoding SET domain-containing protein 4 isoform X2 encodes MGGRCRRSGRAARRRRQKKESGTQSVSLCHQLQYVRLMKFLHQRGFTSSLLQPVFFTDTDRGLQTVRAIKPGQLLISLPESCLLTTSTVLDSYLGQYVKSWNPPISPLLALCVFLVCERHRSEQSEWFPYIEVLPTSYTCPAYFTDDVMAVLPSCVQRQALEQREAVRGLHSSNQDFFRSLQPVLSQPVEEVLTYEALRWAWCSVNTRSVFMSQPPSHFLSGLDVYALAPFLDLLNHQPAVQVKASFNKVTGCYEIRSVSGTLQYQQAFINYGSHDNQRLLLEYGFVAPCNPHSVVYVDSDLLCDVLRSDRGLAQKMKFLRENSFLNNLTVSSEGPSWRLMTALRLMSLPQTL; translated from the exons ATGGGCGGTCGCTGCCGTCGCTCTGGACGAGCAGcgagaaggaggaggcaaaaaaaagaaagcggCACTCAGTCAG TCTCTCTGTGTCATCAGCTGCAGTATGTGCGGCTGATGAAGTTTCTCCACCAGCGAGGATTCACCTCATCCCTCCTGCAGCCGGTTTTCTTCACTG ACACTGACAGAGGTCTGCAGACTGTCCGAGCTATAAAG CCTGGTCAGCTTCTCATTTCCCTGCCGGAGTCGTGTCTCCTCACAACCTCAACTGTTTTGGACAGCTACCTGGGACAGTATGTCAAAAG CTGGAACCCCCCGATCTCTCCCCTTCTGGCTCTCTGTGTCTTCTTGGTGTGTGAGCGACACCGAAGCGAACAGTCTGAATGGTTCCCTTACATAGAGGTGCTGCCCACCTCCTACACCTGCCCTGCATATTTCACAGATGATGTCATGGCCGTTCTGCCCAGCTGTGTTCAAAGGCAGGCCTTAGAGCAGCGGGAGGCAGTCCGGGGCCTCCATTCCTCCAACCAGGACTTTTTCAG GTCACTGCAGCCAGTCCTGAGTCAaccggtggaggaggtgctgacaTATGAAGCACTGAG gtgggCGTGGTGCAGTGTAAACACACGTTCTGTGTTCATGTCACAGCCACcctctcacttcctgtctggactCGATGTTTATGCTTTGGCCCCGTTCCTGGACCTGCTCAACCATCAACCTGCTGTCCAG gTAAAAGCAAGCTTCAATAAAGTGACAGGATGTTATGAGATCAGGAGCGTTTCTGGAACCCTGCAGTACCAACAGGCCTTCATTAACTACGGCTCCCATGATAACCAGCGCCTGCTGTTGGAGTACGGCTTTGTTGCCCCCTGCAACCCCCACAGCGTGGTCTATGTCGATTCAG ATCTGCTTTGTGATGTTTTGAGGAGCGACAGAGGTTTAGCTCAGAAAATGAAGTTCCTCAGAGAGAACAGCTTTCTGAA TAATCTCACTGTATCCAGTGAAGGCCCCAGTTGGAGGCTGATGACAGCTCTCAGA
- the LOC114870370 gene encoding carbonyl reductase [NADPH] 1-like has product MSPRVAVVTGSNKGIGLAIVQSLCEHFQGDVYLTARDAARGQAAVESLASQGLKPLFQQLDINDLNSITTAAAYFKDKYGGVDVLVNNAGIAFKVADTAPFAVQAQVTLGTNFFATRDVLTHFLPIIRPGGRVVNVSSFVGSRTLNQCSPTLQQRFRSEDITEEELVALMQQFVDLAKAGEHQQAGWPGTAYGVSKTGLTVLSMILARRLSKQRPNDGILLNACCPGWVRTDMAGPKAPKSPEEGAVTPVYLALLPPGAAEPHGKFVSDKEVQPW; this is encoded by the exons ATGTCCCCCAGGGTTGCCGTGGTAACGGGCAGCAACAAGGGCATCGGCCTGGCCATCGTGCAGTCTCTCTGTGAGCACTTCCAGGGGGACGTTTACCTCACGGCCAGAGACGC CGCTCGCGGTCAGGCAGCCGTGGAGTCTCTGGCCTCACAGGGACTGAAGCCTCTGTTCCAGCAGCTGGACATCAACGACCTGAACAGCATCACCACAGCTGCCGCCTACTTCAAGGACAAGTACGGAGGAGTGGACGTGCTGGTCAACAACGCTGGGATCGCGTTCAAAG tggCCGACACGGCTCCGTTCGCGGTCCAGGCCCAGGTGACCCTCGGAACCAACTTCTTCGCCACCAGAGACGTGTTGACTCACTTCCTGCCGATCATCAGACCTGGAG GTCGCGTGGTGAACGTCTCCAGCTTCGTCGGGTCCCGGACTCTGAACCAGTGCAGCCCGACTCTGCAGCAGCGTTTCCGCAGCGAGgacatcacagaggaggagctggtggcgCTGATGCAGCAGTTCGTTGACCTGGCCAAAGCAGGCGAGCACCAGCAGGCGGGATGGCCTGGTACCGCGTACGGAGTGTCCAAGACCGGGCTCACG gtctTGTCCATGATCCTGGCTCGCCGTCTGTCCAAGCAGAGACCCAATGACGGG ATCCTGCTGAACGCCTGCTGTCCAGGGTGGGTGCGCACGGACATGGCCGGTCCCAAGGCCCCAAAGTCCCCAGAGGAGGGCGCTGTCACGCCCGTCTACCTGGCCCTGCTGCCGCCCGGAGCCGCGGAGCCGCACGGGAAGTTCGTGTCGGACAAAGAAGTGCAGCCGTGGTGA